The following are from one region of the Georgenia sp. M64 genome:
- a CDS encoding glutaredoxin translates to MDGQVPVLTVVHAPACHLCDDAVEALREIAAVQPLRVEVVELESPEGRRLAAEHRPAMNPLVLLDGARFSAGRLPRRKLLKALAERSRRAAAGAR, encoded by the coding sequence GTGGACGGTCAGGTCCCGGTGCTGACGGTGGTGCACGCCCCCGCGTGCCACCTCTGCGACGACGCCGTGGAGGCGCTGCGGGAGATCGCGGCGGTGCAGCCGCTGCGCGTCGAGGTGGTCGAGCTCGAGTCCCCGGAGGGCCGGCGGCTCGCCGCCGAGCACCGCCCGGCGATGAACCCCCTCGTCCTCCTCGACGGCGCCCGGTTCAGCGCCGGGCGCCTCCCGCGCCGCAAGCTGCTCAAGGCGCTGGCCGAGCGGTCGCGCCGTGCCGCGGCCGGAGCCCGCTGA
- a CDS encoding response regulator transcription factor, which produces MRATDPPPRILVVDDEAPLARLVAGYFERDGFDVAVVGDGASAVEHARTWRPTVIVLDLGLPGVDGIEVCRAVRSFSDCYIVMLTARAEEVDKLVGLSVGADDYVTKPFSPRELLARVRAMLRRPRAAQPAGAEPVRIGRLRLDLPGREVDVDGEPVELTRTEFDVLAALVARPAMVFSRRRLIEEVWGPGWVGDEHLVDVHIGHLRRKLGDDPAAPVFVRTVRGVGYRMGPGT; this is translated from the coding sequence GTGAGAGCCACGGACCCGCCGCCGCGCATCCTCGTCGTCGACGACGAGGCCCCGCTCGCCCGGCTGGTCGCCGGGTACTTCGAGCGGGACGGGTTCGACGTCGCGGTCGTCGGTGACGGCGCGAGCGCGGTCGAGCACGCCCGAACGTGGCGGCCCACGGTGATCGTGCTCGACCTCGGCCTGCCGGGCGTCGACGGGATCGAGGTGTGCCGCGCGGTCCGGTCGTTCTCCGACTGCTACATCGTCATGCTCACCGCCCGCGCGGAGGAGGTGGACAAGCTGGTCGGGCTGTCCGTCGGCGCCGACGACTACGTCACCAAGCCGTTCAGCCCGCGCGAGCTCCTCGCCCGCGTGCGTGCGATGCTGCGCCGCCCCCGGGCCGCGCAGCCCGCCGGTGCCGAGCCGGTGCGGATCGGCCGGCTGCGCCTGGACCTGCCCGGTCGCGAGGTCGATGTCGACGGCGAGCCGGTGGAGCTGACGCGCACCGAGTTCGACGTCCTGGCCGCCCTCGTGGCCCGGCCGGCCATGGTCTTCTCCCGCCGCCGCCTCATCGAGGAGGTGTGGGGGCCGGGCTGGGTGGGCGACGAGCACCTCGTCGACGTCCACATCGGGCACCTGCGCCGCAAGCTCGGTGACGACCCGGCGGCGCCGGTGTTCGTGCGTACGGTCCGCGGGGTGGGGTACCGCATGGGGCCGGGGACGTGA
- a CDS encoding cytochrome c biogenesis CcdA family protein yields MGTELLATGSVLAAFLAGGVALFAPCCIVFLAPSYLAGAVRNHRWKLLPLTFVFTAGLALVLVPITLGMSLVAGAIARYHAPLYWAGGLLMLALAALSLSGRMWSLPGFLRAPDTSRGDTASFFALGVFAGIASSCCAPVLAGVMTLSALSGSAAGGLVLGLAYVFGMVFPLFVMALVWDRARLGERKLFRARLVRIRLAGRVLVTNTLNIVVAVAFAVMGAGVIALAGSPDMTGGTAAQESVGAGLARIFGALQDRLAPVPEPVLGAALLLLALVFVVATLRDRRRGARPDGDAPGTGPATPEPADDTSSHPTRPEGLVR; encoded by the coding sequence ATGGGCACCGAGCTCCTCGCCACCGGCAGCGTCCTCGCCGCCTTCCTCGCCGGTGGCGTGGCCCTCTTCGCGCCGTGCTGCATCGTCTTCCTCGCGCCGAGCTACCTCGCCGGCGCGGTGCGCAACCACCGGTGGAAGCTGTTGCCGCTCACGTTCGTCTTCACCGCCGGCCTCGCGCTCGTCCTGGTGCCCATCACGCTCGGGATGAGCCTGGTGGCCGGGGCGATCGCGCGCTACCACGCACCGCTGTACTGGGCGGGCGGGCTCCTCATGCTCGCCCTGGCGGCCCTGTCGCTCTCGGGGCGCATGTGGTCCCTGCCCGGCTTCCTGCGCGCACCGGACACCTCCCGCGGTGACACCGCCAGCTTCTTCGCCCTCGGGGTCTTCGCCGGCATCGCCTCCTCGTGCTGCGCCCCCGTCCTCGCCGGCGTGATGACCCTCTCGGCGCTGTCCGGCTCGGCCGCCGGAGGTCTCGTGCTCGGCCTCGCGTACGTCTTCGGCATGGTCTTCCCCCTCTTCGTCATGGCCCTGGTGTGGGACCGGGCGCGGCTGGGCGAGCGCAAGCTCTTCCGGGCGCGGCTGGTGCGCATCCGCCTCGCCGGCCGCGTGCTCGTGACGAACACCCTCAACATCGTCGTCGCCGTCGCGTTCGCCGTCATGGGTGCGGGCGTCATCGCCCTCGCCGGCAGCCCCGACATGACCGGCGGCACGGCGGCGCAGGAGTCGGTCGGTGCCGGGCTCGCGCGGATCTTCGGCGCGCTCCAGGACCGCCTGGCACCGGTCCCCGAGCCCGTCCTCGGCGCGGCGCTGCTCCTGCTCGCCCTGGTGTTCGTCGTCGCCACGCTCCGGGACCGGCGCCGCGGCGCCCGCCCGGACGGGGACGCGCCGGGGACAGGTCCGGCGACCCCCGAGCCGGCCGACGACACGTCCTCCCACCCCACACGTCCGGAAGGCCTGGTCCGATGA
- a CDS encoding peroxiredoxin family protein: protein MTARTAPAPAHPGVTPSRRERRARIAWVVGLLVVVTVAVAALLGARATDSDAVRTAPDFTLPTTDGGSVTLSELRGSPVVLYFNEGAGCGSCTVQMTAIEQEPGFAEAGIEVLPIVMNTAEQILPDLQTYGATTPYLLDDGTVSEAYGVLGTGMHEGLPGHGFVLVDADGVQRWQGEYPSMWLAPADLLEEVTSRL from the coding sequence ATGACCGCACGCACCGCTCCCGCCCCGGCCCACCCGGGCGTGACCCCCTCCCGGCGGGAGCGCCGGGCCCGGATCGCCTGGGTCGTGGGCCTGCTCGTCGTGGTGACCGTCGCCGTCGCCGCCCTCCTCGGCGCCCGGGCCACCGACAGCGACGCCGTCCGGACGGCACCGGACTTCACCCTGCCGACCACGGACGGCGGGAGCGTCACCCTGTCCGAGCTGCGCGGCTCGCCCGTGGTCCTGTACTTCAACGAGGGGGCCGGGTGCGGCTCGTGCACCGTGCAGATGACCGCGATCGAGCAGGAGCCGGGCTTCGCCGAGGCCGGGATCGAGGTGCTCCCGATCGTCATGAACACGGCTGAGCAGATCCTGCCCGACCTGCAGACGTACGGGGCCACCACCCCCTACCTCCTCGACGACGGCACCGTCTCCGAGGCGTACGGCGTGCTCGGCACCGGGATGCACGAGGGGCTGCCCGGGCACGGCTTCGTCCTCGTCGACGCCGACGGCGTCCAGCGGTGGCAGGGCGAGTACCCCTCGATGTGGCTCGCCCCCGCCGACCTGCTCGAGGAGGTCACCTCGCGCCTGTGA
- a CDS encoding F510_1955 family glycosylhydrolase codes for MPDHRTPGRLGRVVVPALAAALLTSCAAGGDAGDVARVELAVTSDASGAAVEDAPRGAGVDGAAGAAALGVDATDDAAPAGAAEPSAARLLATSTPATAADLGHVHDLAIDEADGRVYAGTHHGLFVLLDGAAYAVGEDRQDVMALTAAGPGTFLISGHPGPDEPGNANLGVLASTDGGLSWTELALGGQVDFHSLTATGEHVYGFDATTGTVLRSDDGGASWSGGAVLGLRDLDADPTADGRLVATTDAGLVVSDDGGATFGPHDHQPPEPLLLVDHAGAALVGLGLDGTVWSLQDGTWHVAGSPGGAPEAFMALDEETLLAAVDAVVLRSRDSGQTWDAIS; via the coding sequence ATGCCTGACCACCGCACGCCCGGCCGGCTCGGCCGCGTGGTCGTGCCTGCGCTCGCGGCAGCGCTGCTCACGTCGTGCGCGGCCGGCGGGGACGCCGGCGACGTCGCAAGGGTCGAGCTCGCGGTCACGTCGGACGCCTCCGGGGCCGCCGTCGAGGACGCACCGCGCGGGGCCGGTGTCGACGGTGCCGCCGGAGCCGCCGCGCTCGGGGTGGACGCCACCGACGACGCAGCGCCTGCAGGCGCCGCCGAACCCAGCGCGGCGAGGCTGCTCGCCACCTCGACACCAGCCACCGCGGCGGACCTCGGCCACGTGCACGACCTCGCCATCGACGAGGCGGACGGCCGGGTCTACGCCGGCACCCACCACGGGCTGTTCGTGCTTCTCGACGGCGCCGCGTACGCCGTGGGTGAGGACCGCCAGGACGTCATGGCGCTGACGGCGGCCGGACCGGGCACGTTCCTCATCAGCGGCCACCCCGGGCCGGACGAACCCGGCAACGCGAACCTCGGCGTCCTCGCCAGCACCGACGGCGGGCTCAGCTGGACCGAGCTCGCCCTCGGCGGGCAGGTGGACTTCCACTCGCTCACCGCCACCGGCGAGCACGTCTACGGCTTCGACGCCACGACCGGCACGGTGCTGCGCAGCGACGACGGCGGAGCCTCGTGGAGCGGCGGGGCCGTGCTCGGCCTGCGCGATCTCGACGCCGACCCCACCGCGGACGGCCGGCTCGTCGCCACGACCGACGCCGGCCTGGTCGTCTCCGACGACGGCGGCGCCACCTTCGGTCCGCACGACCACCAGCCTCCCGAGCCGCTGCTGCTCGTCGACCACGCCGGGGCGGCCCTGGTCGGCCTGGGTCTGGACGGGACGGTCTGGTCGCTCCAGGACGGCACCTGGCACGTCGCGGGAAGTCCCGGCGGAGCCCCGGAGGCGTTCATGGCCCTCGACGAGGAGACCCTCCTGGCCGCCGTCGACGCCGTGGTGCTCCGCAGCCGGGACAGCGGCCAGACCTGGGACGCCATCTCCTGA
- a CDS encoding SHOCT domain-containing protein — translation MMWDGWGMGGSMGWGWLFWLLLVVGIVLLVVLVVRLLGGGVDRGGDRALPPPGTAGPSGEPWQPGEPGRPGHHGSSWPSGPGASRAREILAERYARGEIDTAEYEERLQRLQD, via the coding sequence ATGATGTGGGACGGCTGGGGCATGGGCGGCTCGATGGGGTGGGGCTGGCTCTTCTGGCTGCTGCTCGTCGTCGGGATCGTCCTGCTCGTGGTCCTCGTGGTCAGACTCCTCGGAGGTGGCGTCGACCGCGGCGGCGATCGCGCCCTGCCGCCGCCGGGCACCGCCGGGCCGTCGGGTGAGCCGTGGCAGCCGGGTGAACCGGGCCGGCCGGGTCACCATGGTTCCTCGTGGCCGTCCGGTCCGGGTGCTTCACGGGCGCGGGAGATCCTCGCCGAGCGCTACGCGCGCGGCGAGATCGACACCGCCGAGTACGAGGAGCGGCTCCAGCGGCTGCAGGACTGA
- a CDS encoding DUF305 domain-containing protein — MLRSLTNRRSAVAAATLATVLVLGACSEAADPAATPTTASTTTAATGAADEATSESTTDESMTDAAHNDADTEFAQMMIVHHEGAIEMAELAASDASTEEVRALGERISAAQGPEIDLMTSWLDAWGEAGAAEEDMAGMDHGGMDMGGLSQEEAMAELESAEGADLDRRFLELMIEHHRGAIEMAEGQLDEGADPAALALAEQIIADQEAEIAEMEELLAGL, encoded by the coding sequence ATGCTCCGCTCCCTCACGAACCGCCGATCCGCGGTTGCCGCCGCAACCCTCGCCACCGTCCTCGTCCTGGGCGCCTGCTCGGAGGCGGCCGACCCCGCAGCGACGCCGACCACGGCATCGACCACCACAGCGGCGACCGGGGCGGCCGACGAGGCCACCAGCGAGTCCACGACGGACGAGTCCATGACGGACGCCGCGCACAACGACGCCGACACCGAGTTCGCGCAGATGATGATCGTCCACCACGAGGGTGCGATCGAGATGGCCGAGCTGGCCGCCTCGGACGCGAGCACCGAGGAGGTGCGTGCCCTCGGCGAGCGGATCAGTGCAGCCCAGGGACCGGAGATCGACCTCATGACCTCCTGGCTCGACGCCTGGGGCGAGGCCGGGGCGGCCGAGGAGGACATGGCCGGGATGGACCACGGCGGCATGGACATGGGCGGGCTGAGCCAGGAGGAGGCGATGGCCGAGCTGGAGAGCGCCGAGGGCGCCGACCTCGACCGGCGCTTCCTCGAGCTCATGATCGAGCACCACCGCGGAGCGATCGAGATGGCTGAGGGGCAGCTCGACGAGGGAGCTGATCCTGCCGCGCTCGCGCTCGCGGAGCAGATCATCGCCGACCAGGAGGCGGAGATCGCCGAGATGGAGGAGCTGCTCGCCGGTCTGTGA
- a CDS encoding C40 family peptidase, giving the protein MTTHARHRAALRPSTPLTVALEGVPVRRGLAAMASSGLVLTMAATSATATPEASSLPNVDVRAATSEALTAMVTTPTVKVPADIVWTVDDVATAQAAPPPAPEPEPVPAAAAPVDRTSAAVSRSAERAAPIAAAAERAAPIAAAAEPAPVAEPAPAPAAALSGEAVVAYARQFLGVPYVWGGTTPAGFDCSGFTSYVYAQFGVALPRTSAAQATIGTRVSAADARPGDLVTWPGHVGIYTGNGNNIAARQPGTPLTEGPIYNSSPTFIRVTG; this is encoded by the coding sequence GTGACCACACACGCACGGCACCGTGCCGCGCTCCGCCCGTCCACGCCGCTCACCGTCGCCCTCGAGGGGGTCCCCGTCCGTCGCGGTCTCGCCGCGATGGCGTCCTCCGGCCTCGTCCTGACCATGGCCGCGACCTCGGCCACCGCCACCCCCGAGGCGTCCTCGCTACCCAACGTCGACGTCCGAGCCGCGACGAGCGAGGCCCTGACCGCGATGGTCACCACACCGACCGTCAAGGTCCCGGCGGACATCGTCTGGACCGTCGACGACGTCGCGACGGCCCAGGCCGCTCCACCGCCCGCGCCCGAGCCGGAGCCGGTGCCGGCGGCCGCCGCTCCGGTCGACCGCACCTCGGCCGCGGTCTCACGCTCGGCCGAGCGCGCCGCGCCGATCGCCGCCGCGGCCGAGCGCGCCGCGCCGATCGCCGCCGCGGCCGAGCCCGCGCCGGTCGCCGAGCCCGCCCCCGCACCTGCCGCCGCACTGAGCGGGGAAGCCGTGGTCGCGTACGCCCGACAGTTCCTGGGTGTGCCGTACGTGTGGGGCGGGACGACCCCCGCGGGTTTCGACTGCTCCGGGTTCACGAGCTACGTGTACGCCCAGTTCGGCGTCGCGCTGCCGCGCACCTCTGCCGCGCAGGCAACGATCGGCACCCGGGTCTCGGCCGCCGACGCACGGCCCGGGGACCTCGTCACCTGGCCCGGGCACGTCGGCATCTACACGGGCAACGGGAACAACATCGCCGCCCGCCAGCCGGGGACACCGCTGACCGAGGGCCCGATCTACAACTCCAGCCCCACATTCATCCGCGTCACCGGGTGA
- a CDS encoding twin-arginine translocation signal domain-containing protein, protein MRPLTRRQALVLGAAGVGSVVVGGIGAAQTPLP, encoded by the coding sequence ATGCGCCCCCTCACCAGACGGCAGGCCCTCGTCCTCGGCGCCGCGGGCGTGGGCAGCGTCGTCGTCGGCGGCATCGGCGCCGCGCAGACCCCGCTG